The DNA region GAACACTTATCGGCTCACAATCCTTTACATTGAACTAAAAAAGATTAAATTATTTTGAGGTCTCACTGAAAGCCTATACATTTGCATCGTTGTTTATGCAATTATTGTTGCATCACAAAACATCATTTTAATCACCTTAATAATGTATAGACACGATGAGAAAGTTCTTCTGTTTCACTTGGTTGGTATGTCTGACCTTCTCTGTCGGCGCACAAGAGATTTTGAGCCTCGATAGTTGCCGTGCATTGGCCATTGCCAATAACAAAGAACTACTGATAAGTCAGGAGAAAATTAACTCTGCACATTATCAGAGAAAAGCGGCGTTTACCAGCTACCTTCCCGATATTTCCGCCACCGGTGGATATATGCGTACCCAAAAAGAGATTTCAATATTGAGTGATGCCCAGAAAGGTGCATTAGGTTCAATGGGAACTCAGGTGAGCGGCGCTATGCAAAATGGCATACAAGGTATACTGACACAGCACCCTGAGTTGACACAGAATCCGCAATTCATGGCATTGATCCAGGCGTTAGGAAGTGTGGACGTCGCCTCTCCGCTCAACGGTCTCGGAAATTCCCTCGTTGATGCATTTCGTACAGATACCCGCAACATGTATGCCGGCGCCCTGACGCTGACACAACCTTTATATATGGGCGGCAAAATCCGTGCTTACAACAAAATTACCAAATATGCAGAAGAACTGGCACGCCAGCAACATGACAGTGGTCTGCAAGATGTAATACTTAGTACCGACCAGGCTTACTGGCAAGTAGTATCACTCGCCAGTAAAAAGAAGTTAGCCGAAGGTTACCTCAAGTTACTGCAAAAGCTGGAAAGCGATGTGGACAAGATGATTGCCGAAGGTGTTGCCACCAAAGCGGACGGTCTATCCGTAAAAGTAAGAGTGAACGAAGCGGAAATGACACTGACCAAAGTAGAAGATGGCTTGAGTCTGTCCAGAATGTTATTATGCCAGTTATGCGGTTTGGACTTATCCTCTCCTATCACGCTGAAAGATGAACGGGAAGATGATCTCTCTCCTGATCCGGTAGCAGCGAATGGAATTGATCTGAATACGGTTTATGCTACACGGCCGGAAGTACGCAGTCTGGAACTTGCCACAGAAATCTACAAGCAGAAGGTAAACGTCACTCGCTCCGAATATCTGCCGTCACTGGCTCTGATGGGAAGCTATATGATGACCAACCCCTCCGTTTTCAATGGTTTCGAAAAGAAGTTCAAAGGTATGTGGAATGTGGGCGTGGTATTACAGGTTCCTATCTGGCACTGGGGTGAAGGCATGTACAAGGTGAAGGCAGCCAAAGCGGAAGCCCGTATCGCCCAATACCAATTGGACGATGCTAAAGAAAAGATAGAACTCCAAGTCAACCAGTCCGTCTTCAAGGTTAATGAAGCCGCTAAAAAACTGATTATGGCAAAAAAGAATCTGGAAAAAGCAGATGAAAATCTTCGATATGCCACCCTCGGATTTGAAGAAGGCGTGATAGCTGCCAGCAACGTACTCGAAGCACACACAGCCTGGCTTTCAGCCCAGTCCGAAAAGATAGATGCACAAATTGACGTGAAACTGACTGACATCTATCTGAAGAAGGCATTGGGACAGTTGAAAACAACCGATTACTAATTACTAATTATAAATTATAGAGATTGCACAACGCTTTCCGCTTAGTTTGAAATTAGTAATCAGTAATCAATAACACCATAATTAGTAATTCGTAATTAGTAATAAAAAAAATGGATACCAAATCACAAAACAGTAACATGCTATTAGCGTTCTTAACGCTGACAGGCGTCATTGCCATTGTAGCCGTAGTAGGTTTCTTCATGTTGCGCAAAGGACCGGAAATCGTACAGGGTCAGGCAGAGGTCACAGAATACCGGGTATCGAGTAAAGTACCGGGACGTATTCTGGAATTCCGTGTGAAAGAGGGACAAAGCGTGCAGGCCGGAGATACACTCGCCATACTGGAAGCTCCGGATGTATTAGCTAAACTGGAACAGGCCCGTGCGGCGGAAGCCGCTGCTCAGGCACAAAATGAGAAAGCACTGAAAGGCGCCCGTCACGAACAGGTACAGGCTGCCTTTGAGATGTGGCAAAAAGCTAAAGCAGGACTTGAAATAGCCGAGAAATCTTACAAACGTGTGAAAAATCTTGCTGATCAGGGCGTGATGTCAACCCAAAAGCTGGATGAGGTGACTGCACAGCGAGACGCTGCCGTCGCAACAGAAAAAGCCGCCAAAGCCCAATACGACATGGCAAAGAACGGTGCGGAACGAGAAGATAAAGCTGCTGCCGCCGCCTTGGTAGACCGTGCCAAAGGAGCCGTTGCAGAAGTAGAATCTTATATCAAAGAAACTTATCTTATAGCCCAGACAGCCGGAGAAGTGTCGGAAATCTTCCCCAAAGTGGGTGAATTGGTGGGAACCGGTGCACCGATCATGAACATAGCCATACTGGATGATATGTGGGTAACATTCAATGTCCGGGAAGATTTGCTGCAAGGTCTGACAATGGGAACTGAATTCGAAGCTTTCGTTCCGGCATTGGACAAAAATATCCGCCTGAAAGTGAACTACATGAAGGATCTTGGCACTTATGCAGCCTGGAAGGCTACGAAAACAACCGGGCAATTTGATCTGAAGACTTTTGAGGTAAAAGCTTTGCCACAGGAGAAAGTGGAAGGCTTGCGTCCCGGAATGTCGGTGATACTGAAGAAGTGATTAACAGTTAGTGATTAGTGATAAGTAAAGGAATGGCACGAGATAAGAAATATATAGCTTTGTGGAACGTCATGAAACGGGAAGGCCGACGGCTCGTTTCCCGTCCGCTGTACCTGTTCTGCATGGTGATAGCACCGTTGTTCTGCTACGTGTTCTTCACGACACTGATGGATTCGGGCTTACCGGTCAATATGCCTGTAGGAGTGGTGGATCAGGATATGACATCCACTTCGCGCCAATTGATGCGAAACCTGGATGCATTTGAGCAGACCGCCATCGTAGCCCATTATCCTACTATCAACGAAGCACGTGCCGCCATGCAGAAAGGAGAAATCTACGGATTCTACTACATTCCGAAAGGTACCACTGCCAAGGCGCAATCTCAACGACAGCCCACCGTATCATTCTATACCAACAATACGCTGCTTATCGCCGGTTCTCTACTCTACAAAGATATGAAGATGATGAGCGAATTGGCATCGGGAGCCGCCGCACGCGCCAGTCTGTATGCTAAAGGTGCTACGGAAGACCAGGCTATGGCATTCCTGCAACCCATCGTCATCGATACACATCCGCTGAACAATCCGTGGCTGAATTACTCCGTATACTTGTGTAATACATTTGCACCGGGCGTATTGATGCTGCTTATATTTATGATAACGGTTTACTCCATCGGCGTGGAAATAAAAGACCGTACCGCGCGCGAATGGCTACGCATGGGAAATAATTCCATCTACATCTCCCTTGCCGGAAAGCTGTTGCCGCATACGGCTATTTTCTTCCTGATGGGGATATTGTATAACGTATATCTATATGGCTTCCTGCACTTCCCATGCAACAGTGGCATCATGCCGATGCTTCTTGCCACTCTCTGCCTTGTGCTGGCTTCGCAAGGGATGGGCGTACTGATGATAGGTACATTGCCTACCCTGCGTCTGGGACTGAGTTTTGCATCCTTATGGGGAGTGCTTTCATTCTCTATGTGTGGATTATCATTCCCAGCTATGGCAATGCATCCGGTTCTGCAAGGATTAGCCAATCTGTTCCCGCTGCGTCACTATTTCCTGATCTATGTAGACCAGGCCCTGAACGGTTATCCGATGATTTATTCATGGATAAACTATGTGGCGTTACTTATTTTTATGATGCTTCCTTTCTTTGTCGTCCACCGGCTTAAAGAAGCGTTGATTTATTATAAATACGTGCCCTAATGAAACATCTGACGTTCAAACAGAAAGTAGTACAAGGTATCCACGACCTATTCTATATCTGGATACGGGAATTCCGCACGACCTTTCGCGATCAGGGTGTGCTCATCTTCTTTGTGCTTGTCCCGTTGGTGTATCCACTGATTTACGCTTTCATCTATACCAATGAAACCATACGGGAAGTACCTGCTGTGGTAGTGGATAACTCACGCAGTTCGTTAAGCCGTGAATATCTGCGCAAAGTGGACTCCAGTCCGGAAGTGAAGATCGTATCTTATTGCGCCGACATGGAAGAAGCCAAACTGATGCTGAAAGATCGTCTGGCTTATGGCATCATCTATATACCTGCTGAATTCAGTGAAGATATTGCACGGGGAAAGCAAACACAGGTCAGTCTGTATTGCGATATGAGCGGATTGCTTTATTACAAATCTCTGCTGAACACCAATACCAGCGTGTCACTGGATATGAATGCAGATATCAAAATGCAACGTGCCGGCAATACCACCAACCGCCAGGATGAGATTACCGCCTATCCGATAAAATATGAAGATGTTACCTTATTCAACCCCGCAAATGGTTTTGCGGCTTTCCTGATACCCGCGGTATTGATACTGATTATTCAGCAAACCTTGCTGCTTGGTATCGGACTTTCTGCCGGAACAGCCCGCGAACAGAATCGTTTCAAAGATTTGGTTCCTATCAACCGCCACTACAACGGCACATTACGTATCGTACTGGGTAAAGGTTTAAGTTACTTCATGGTGTATGCACTTGTATCCGTATACGTGCTCTGTGTAGTGCCACGTCTGTTCAGTCTCATCCAGATAGCTCAACCGGGTGTACTGACCCTCTTTATGTTGCCTTATCTGGCAGCATGTATTTTCTTTGCCATGACAGCTTCTATTGCCATACGCAACCGTGAAACCTGCATGTTAATATTCGTCTTCACATCCGTACCTTTATTGTTCCTTTCAGGTGTTTCCTGGCCGGGAGCCGCCATGCCGGATTTCTGGAGATACTTCTCTTATATCTTCCCGTCCACTTTCGGCATCAATGGCTACGTACGCATCAATAGCATGGGAGCTACACTGGGCGAAGTAGCCTTTGAATACCGTGCATTATGGATACAGGCAGGCATCTACTTCCTGACTACTTGCTGGGTATATCGCTGGCAGATTATCCAGAGCCGGAAGCATGTGATTGAGAAATATAAAGAGTACAAGAATAAATAACATACTGTAATGTTACCTTTCATGGTAATTCTGTTTACCTCACACGGTAACTCTGTTTACATGCCGAGGTGAAAGCCGTCACATGTGACAGTAAATACTTTTACATTCCGCGGCAAACAATCGGTAAATACAGAACATTGGTAATTAAAGAATTAGCTCATCCGCTGCAGTTGGTTCAGGTCCCATTTCAAATTCCAGCACCCCACCCTTCACAATCTCATCATGCGTTATCCACAGGCGGTTCAATTTCTTGCCGTTCAATGATACCGACTGGATATAGATGTTCTGAGGCGAGTTATTACGCGCTATGATTTTGAAATTCTTACCGGAGTAAAAATGTGTATCCAGTTTTATCTCTACGCTTTCGAAGACAGGGCTGGTAATCTCATAACGGGGATTTCCCGGACAAACCGGATGAATGCCCATAGCCGCCAATACATACCATGCCGACATCTGCCCTACATCTTCGTTTCCGCACAATCCCAGAACATCATCACCATAAGCTTTATCACAGATCTTTCTCGTCCATTTCTGTGTCAGCCACGGGCAGGAAGAGTAATTGAAAAGGAATGGTACATGATGGTTCGGTTCATTAGGATGATTATAATAATCATTCCACAAAAAATCTTCCGGAACATTGGCAAAGAACTCTTCCAGTTCCGCATCAAACTTCTTTTGGCCTCCCATCAGAGCTTTCATTCCGTCAATATCATGAGGGACAAACCAACCTTGTTGGAAAGGATTGCTTTCCGTAGTACCTTGATCCTGTGCCGTACGACTTTGCCAAGGCAACCAGCCTCCACCCTTCACGCGGGCACGAAACCACTGCACACTGTCGCACCACACATTCCGGTAAGCTTTGGCACGCTTTTCATATTCAGCCGCTTCTTTCTTTTTGCCTAAGGAACTCATGAGTTGTCCTAAGCACCAATCCGTATAAGCATACTCCAAAGTATGGGAAAGACTGCCGGGAGTATATCCCAGGTCTCCATTACCAAACTGCTTTTGTGTATTCGCAGCATACTCAACGGCTTTCTGTACATCATACTCCCGGATCCCCTTTTCATAGGCATCCGCCAGTACCGAGATAGCGGGATTTCCCAACATACAGCCAGAATATGCATTCACTACTTCCCAACGCGGATAATACTCCGTACCACTTAACTGGGCAATCTGGATCAAAGAGTTTATCTCATCATTCACCAATCGGGGATTAATCAATGTTTGCAATGGGAACTGACTACGGAATACATCCCAACCACTAAATACTGTACGATAAGTAAAATTCTTCGTCTGGTGAATCTTCTTATCCGCACCTATATATCGGCCGTCACAATCAGAGAAGCAACGTGGATCGATCATTGTATGATACAAAGAGGTATAAAAGATAGTCTTATCCCTTTCGCTTCCCTCAACCTTCACTGAAGAGAGTGCCTGATTCCACAGATTACGTGTATTTTCTTTTACCCGCTCAAAATTCCAGTCTGGAATGTCCTGTTCCAGATTGCGCTGGGCACCTTCCATGCTGACAAACGATATACCACACTTCAGTTGAACCTGTTCGTCTTTCCGGGTAGGAAACTCTGTATAAAAGCCCAAGTGCTTTCCCTGTGCTTTCCCGGGAGCAGATATGATCCGGGCATCCTTAATATAGCTGAAATAGGCCGGATTATCATTGGCTTCATTCTTTCTGCTAACGCCCTCAGGAATAGAAGCACTCCAAACACCGTATTCCGTCAATGGGCGATCAAAACAGCAATAAAAGTAAACGGTATAATCAGATTTACCCGAGCCGTTTCCCCAACCTCCACAAGCGGGTGTACATTTCATCCATCCCCGAATCGTATATTCGTCTACTTTTTCCACATACTGTTCATCAGATGTGCCACCAATTCTACGGGCCAGATCGATCTGGATACGTGACTTTTCCGACTCCGGATATGTGAAACGCAGAATCCCCGAACGAGGAGCGGATGTCAGTTCCACCTTCACCTGATAATCTTGTAAATATACCGAATAGTATCCGGCCTGCGTAATCTCCGTATCATGGGAATATCTGGAACGGTAACCTTCCTCCGGTTTATTTTCAGTACCCTTGAATGTTTGTAATGGCCCGGTAGTAGGCATTACCAGAAAGTTTCCGAAATCACCATACCAGCCAATACCGCTTAAATGCGTAAAACTAAATCCTTCGATAGTAGAATGATGCCACGAATATCCGGGGCCATTATCGCCACCGGTTTTAGTGTCCGGACTCAACTGTACAAGTCCAAAAGGAGTACAACTTCCCGGAAAGGTTTTTCCCAACCCATGCCCCGATTTTCCGGCCTCTGCCGAAGTTGAAGCACCAATTATCGTATTAACATAATCCACCGGCTCTTTTTGAGCAAATGACAGAGTAGAAAAAGAAATTAATAAGGCAGATAGCCAACTACCATATTTCATAGAATAATAAAATTTGAATAAGTTACCGAATATGTTTTTTGATTAACGGATATAATATTTCCGCATAGCGCATAAAACCCAGATCTGTAAAATGGATACCATCAACAGTAGCCTCACCATCGTACCCGATAATGTCCTTTGAAGAAAGAAGATAGATATTCTTCTCACCCCTTTTCTTCATTGACTGAAAAATAGTCGCAATCGTTTCATTTTTAGCATTCACTTCCCTTGCAACCTTTTTATCAAAACGGGAATGAGTAAAAATAGGATCTTCTACAAAAAGGATAGGAGTATCGGGATGTTTGCTGCGGACGATAGAGTAGAATTTCTCCGTCCGTTCTTTCATCTGTTCTACTGTGGCATTAGGAAGGAAATCAAGCACGAACATGGAAGCATCAACCGTAGCTATAAGTTCTGCAATCTCCAGATCGAGCAAAGCATTACCGCTAAATCCTAAATTGATACATTCACGATTGAGCCAACGTTCCAGAATATTTGTATGGGCCATTCCGGGACGGGAAGCACAACCACCCTGCAAAATACTGGTCCCATAAAAGACAACGGGCTTCTCACGCACCGGCAAATCAACAGTAGGCTGATCAAGGGTCGAAAGGCTATCCACACCGATGGCCAATGAGGTGACCCCGTCATACAAAGAGAGATATAAAAGATATTCCCGTTCTTCAGGATCCATATTCTTCACGATAGTAGCTTCATTTACCTTTCCCTGAGGACGCCCGCTACCGGCAAAAACCCACTTACCATCTTGCAGACAATAAAGATCCAATCCTTTGATTCCGGTAGGAGTCATGTGGTTCATGCTTCTGTTATCCCTCACTTCCCACTTTGCCCCAATGCATGTAGAGTTGGAACGGAAGCGCAAAGCAAGTCCGGCACTATTGCGTCCTAAATCCCAAAGCGGTTTGCGGGAAACTGATTCCAAAGAAGCCGGAAGGCGTTCATAACGGGTAAGAGTAGCATCCGTTGCCTTGCCCAACAAGGGGAAAACGGAAGCATCGCGATAAAGAAGTTGGGCCTGAGTGGACGCAGCCAGCAACAATCCCAAAATAAAAACTCTGATTCTCATGATTAGTAGATATTAAGATGATTCAAAGGTACACTGAAAAACTGCATTTATAAACAGTTTCACATCAATTAACAGGTAATAGACCTCCTATTATGGCTCCACAGCTCTTTTGAGTGCATTCACACTTATTAACCGTCTGGAGTTTGCTTTATTACGAAATATTCGTAGATTTGTATCGAATTCATTTTAATACTTTATTTCCATGGAAAAGTTGACTATACAAGAAGAAGAAGCAATGATTTACATCTGGGAATTGGGCAGTTGCTTCGTAAAAGACATTGTTGCCAAATATCCCCAACCGGCACCTCCCTACACTACCGTGGCTTCCATCATTAAAAACCTGGAACGCAAACAGTATGTTACAGCCGCTCGCGTAGGGAATACATATCAATACACACCTGCCATTCGTGAAAGCGAATACAAGCGTACCTTCATGAGCGGCTTCGTGCGTAACTACTTTGAAAATTCTTATAAGGAAATGGTTTCTTTCTTTGCCAAAGAGCAAAAGATTTCAACTAAAGACCTGAAAGATATAATAGATATGATTGAAAAAAGATAAACATAAAAAAGAATCGCATGAAATACTATTTTTCTTTATTAGCTTGTCTGGTAAGTTTCATTGCTCACGCACAGACTACTTACTCCTATAGAGTAGAAGGAGAATTGACAGATAATTCATTTAATGGAAAAATGTTATACATCATGCGATATGATGACAATCACTATATTGATAGTACCCGAGTTGAAAATCAGAAGTTTGCATTTGAGGGACGAACTGCAATCCCCTCGTTTTGTCGAATCGATGCAGGACGCAACTATGCCAACTTTATTTTGGATGAAGGAACTATAAAGGTTAATCTATATACCCATGTTCCTACGGGTACAAAACTAAATGAAGCTTTCAATAAGACGATAGCTACAGTCGACAGTATCCGAAAAAAAGGATTCGCGCATCTGGCAGAACTAAAAAAAGAAAAGCCGAATGCAGAAGACTGGCAGCTGGTATGGGCAGAATATTATGAGCAAAAAATCCGCCCATCACTCCTTGGATATCTGAAACAACAAATTATATCCAACAAGGATAATGGTGTGGGAGAATATGCCTTCAGAGATTATAGTATGGCATGTAGTACCGATGAAATGGATGCTCTTCAGACAGAAATAGGCAATTGGCTGAATTCTTTAAAAACAGTACAGGCAATAAAAGCACGTTTCGAAGCGCTAAAGAGAACTGCAGTAGGCAAACCGTTTGTCGATATAGCCGGTGAAAACACAGAAGGTAAAGAAACACGGTTGTCAGATTTTGTAGGCAAAGGTAATTATGTTCTTGTTGATATGTGGGCAAGCTGGTGTGCTCCATGCCGGGAAGAAATACCCAATTTAGCAGAAATCTACAATACATATAAAGACAAAGGCCTGGTTATATTAGGTATTGCAACCTGGGATAAAAAAGACAGAATCATTAAAGCGATAGGAGATCTGAATATGACATGGCCACAGCTACTGGACACCCAACAAAAAGTAATGGAACTTTATGGTGTCAATGGTATCCCGCATATTATTTTATTTGCCCCGGATGGCACTATTGTTGCCCGCAATCTCAGGGGAGATGGAATGAAGCAGAAAGTGGCTGAGATTATGAAAGGCGAATAATAATAAAATAAATAAAGATGTTAGCTTATTTTCTAAAAATCAATGTAGCCATTGCGCTATTTTATGCGTTTTATCGGCTATTTTTCTATAAAGACACGTTCTTTACGTGGCGCAGGGCCGCTTTGCTCTGCTTCTTTGCCGTTTCTGCCGTTTATCCGCTGCTGAATATACAGACATGGATTACGGAACAGCAGCCTATGGTAGCCATGGCAGATTTATACGCTGACATCGTTTTACCGGAATTTACGATAACACCGGAACAGGTAACTTCCGACTGGAAAACCCTCCTGCCCCAAACGGTCGGTTTTGCTTATTGGGGAATGGTAATTGTATTAGCGATCCGCTTCCTCATACAGTTGGCTGGGATTATCCGTTTAGCTTTCCGTTGCCGGAAAGCAAAGATAGAAAATACGAATGTACATCTGCTCAGACAAGCAAGCGGACCTTTTTCCTTCTTTCACTGGATTTTTATCCATCCGACTTCACATACAGAAGATGAACTAAGCGAAATATTAACCCACGAACAAACTCATGCCAACCAATGGCATTCCATTGATGTACTTGTCAGTGAGATTGTATGTATATTTTGCTGGTTCAATCCTTTTGCCTGGCTCATGAAACGGGAAATCCGCACCAATCTGGAATATCTGGCGGACAACCGCGTACTGGAAACCGGACATGACTCTAAAGCCTATCAGTATCACCTGTTAGGATTATCACACCATAAGGCTGCAGCAACTATCTATAACAGTTTTAATGTATTACCTTTAAAAAAACGCATCAAAATGATGAACAAAAAGAGAACCCGAGAAATAGGGAGAACTAAATACCTTATGTTTCTCCCCTTGGCAGCCTTACTTATGATAATCAGCAATATCGAAGCCGTGGCCCGTACCACGAAAGAGATGGCAAAAGATGTCATAGAAGCTGTAGAAGAGAATCTGGCGTCCAATTCAACAACGCCGGAGATGGAAGTTGCTACTGAAACGGCACCGCTGGAAACACCGGTACCGCAACAGGATAAAGACAAACTTATGAACTACAAAGGAGTAGTAGTGGATAAAGACGGAAAAGCAGTGGAAGGCGCTGAGTTTTTCATTGATGAAGACCACAAACTACCACAAGGTCAATCGTATGTCACGGGAAAGAACGGTAATTTTTCTTTCAAAGCATTCGAAAATGCTAAAATGATAGTAATTTGGAAAAAAGATGGAAAAATGATGGGAGTACCCGTGGCTGTCAACAAAGAAAACAACTCCAACATGAAGATTGTCATGGATAGGGAATGGCTAAATCCGCCAGCCGATGATCCTGATAATCCTGTATTTGAAGTAGTGGAACAAATGCCTGAATTTCCGGATGGCGGCATGTCAGGCCTGATGCAATTTTTATCGAAAAACATCAGATATCCGGTAAATGCACAGAAAAATGGTACGCAAGGACGCGTTACTGTACAATTTGTTGTAAATGCAGACGGAAGCATCTCCAACATAGGGATTATCCGTGGAGTAGACCCGGAATTGGATGGTGAAGCGGTACGCGTTATCAGCACAATGCCAAATTGGAAGCCGGGTATGCAAAAAGGAAAAGCTGTACGGGTGAAATATACAGTTCCTGTCATGTTCCGCTTATCGGATGATGGTCAAAAAGAGGAGTATAAGCCTATAGCTAAAATTGATGAAACTGTTGTCGTGGGATATGGTTCCAAACAAGTCCCTGCAGAGGAAGACCCGGTTTTTGAGGTGGTTGAAAACATGCCTGAATTTCCCGGTGGTATGGGAGGACTGATGCAATATCTGT from Bacteroides sp. MSB163 includes:
- a CDS encoding M56 family metallopeptidase, whose translation is MLAYFLKINVAIALFYAFYRLFFYKDTFFTWRRAALLCFFAVSAVYPLLNIQTWITEQQPMVAMADLYADIVLPEFTITPEQVTSDWKTLLPQTVGFAYWGMVIVLAIRFLIQLAGIIRLAFRCRKAKIENTNVHLLRQASGPFSFFHWIFIHPTSHTEDELSEILTHEQTHANQWHSIDVLVSEIVCIFCWFNPFAWLMKREIRTNLEYLADNRVLETGHDSKAYQYHLLGLSHHKAAATIYNSFNVLPLKKRIKMMNKKRTREIGRTKYLMFLPLAALLMIISNIEAVARTTKEMAKDVIEAVEENLASNSTTPEMEVATETAPLETPVPQQDKDKLMNYKGVVVDKDGKAVEGAEFFIDEDHKLPQGQSYVTGKNGNFSFKAFENAKMIVIWKKDGKMMGVPVAVNKENNSNMKIVMDREWLNPPADDPDNPVFEVVEQMPEFPDGGMSGLMQFLSKNIRYPVNAQKNGTQGRVTVQFVVNADGSISNIGIIRGVDPELDGEAVRVISTMPNWKPGMQKGKAVRVKYTVPVMFRLSDDGQKEEYKPIAKIDETVVVGYGSKQVPAEEDPVFEVVENMPEFPGGMGGLMQYLSKNIKYPVEAQKAGIQGRVIMQVIIDKNGNVTNPKVTQPVDPLLDTEAIRVTASMPKWKPGTQRGMPVNVKYTFPIVFRLQ